One Pseudomonas brassicacearum genomic region harbors:
- the iscU gene encoding Fe-S cluster assembly scaffold IscU, with protein MAYSEKVIDHYENPRNVGKMDAQDPDVGTGMVGAPACGDVMRLQIKVNEQGIIEDAKFKTYGCGSAIASSSLATEWMKGKTLDEAETIKNTQLAEELALPPVKIHCSVLAEDAIKAAVRDYKQKKGLI; from the coding sequence ATGGCATATAGCGAAAAGGTCATCGACCACTACGAGAACCCGCGCAACGTCGGCAAGATGGACGCGCAGGATCCTGATGTCGGCACCGGCATGGTCGGCGCGCCGGCGTGCGGCGACGTGATGCGCCTGCAGATCAAGGTCAACGAGCAAGGCATCATCGAAGATGCCAAGTTCAAGACCTACGGCTGCGGCTCGGCCATTGCGTCCAGCTCCCTCGCCACCGAGTGGATGAAGGGCAAGACCCTTGATGAAGCCGAAACCATCAAGAACACCCAGCTGGCTGAAGAACTGGCCCTGCCGCCAGTGAAGATCCACTGCTCGGTACTCGCCGAAGACGCCATCAAGGCCGCCGTTCGCGATTACAAGCAGAAGAAAGGCTTGATCTGA
- the cysE gene encoding serine O-acetyltransferase, translating to MFERLREDIQSVFHRDPAARNAFEVLTCYPGMHAIWIHRLSGALWNMGWKWLARVVSNFGRWLTGIEIHPGAKVGRRFFIDHGMGIVIGETAEIGDDVTLYQGVTLGGTSWNKGKRHPTLEDGVVVGAGAKVLGPFTVGAGAKVGSNAVVTKAVPPGATVVGIPGRIIVKSDDELDARRKAMAEKIGFDAYGVGEDMPDPVARAINQLLDHLQAVDGRLEGMCGALKDLGSNYCAKDLPELREEDFACVKDKDESQAS from the coding sequence ATGTTCGAACGTTTGCGTGAAGATATCCAAAGCGTTTTCCATCGCGACCCAGCGGCGCGCAATGCCTTTGAAGTGCTGACCTGCTACCCGGGAATGCACGCGATCTGGATCCACCGCCTGTCTGGCGCCTTGTGGAACATGGGCTGGAAATGGCTAGCGCGGGTGGTCTCGAACTTCGGCCGCTGGTTGACCGGGATCGAGATTCATCCGGGTGCCAAGGTCGGTCGTCGGTTCTTCATCGACCACGGCATGGGCATCGTCATTGGCGAAACCGCCGAGATCGGCGACGACGTGACGCTATACCAGGGCGTGACCCTTGGCGGCACCAGCTGGAACAAAGGCAAGCGCCACCCAACCCTGGAAGACGGCGTGGTGGTGGGCGCGGGCGCCAAGGTGCTCGGGCCGTTCACGGTAGGGGCAGGGGCGAAAGTCGGCTCCAACGCCGTGGTCACCAAGGCTGTGCCTCCCGGCGCCACTGTGGTGGGCATTCCGGGGCGGATCATCGTCAAGTCCGACGACGAGCTGGACGCCCGGCGCAAGGCCATGGCCGAGAAGATCGGCTTCGATGCCTACGGCGTCGGCGAAGACATGCCCGACCCGGTCGCCCGCGCCATCAACCAGTTGCTCGATCACCTGCAGGCCGTCGATGGGCGCCTGGAGGGGATGTGCGGCGCCCTGAAGGACCTGGGCAGTAATTACTGCGCCAAGGACCTGCCTGAGCTGCGCGAGGAAGACTTCGCGTGTGTGAAGGACAAGGATGAGAGCCAGGCTAGCTGA
- the iscX gene encoding Fe-S cluster assembly protein IscX, with amino-acid sequence MSLKWVDVLEIAIQLVESKPDVDPRYVNFVDLHKWVLALPEFSDDPTRGGEKVLEAIQAAWIEEAD; translated from the coding sequence ATGAGTCTGAAATGGGTTGATGTACTGGAAATCGCAATCCAGCTGGTTGAATCCAAGCCAGATGTAGACCCCCGTTACGTGAACTTCGTCGATCTGCACAAGTGGGTGCTGGCATTGCCGGAGTTCAGCGATGATCCGACCCGTGGTGGTGAGAAGGTGCTGGAAGCCATTCAAGCCGCCTGGATCGAAGAGGCGGACTGA
- the hscB gene encoding co-chaperone HscB → MGTPCHFALFQLQPAFQLDLDQLSARYLELARGVHPDRFADGSESEQRRALEQSANLNEAYQTLKSPAKRARYLLAISGHELPLEVTVHDPEFLLQQMQWREELEDLQDSADLAGVAVFKRRLKDAQQELNESFAACWNDAAQREQAERLMRRMQFLDKLTYEVRQLEERLDD, encoded by the coding sequence GTGGGTACTCCTTGTCATTTTGCTTTGTTCCAGTTGCAACCTGCTTTCCAGCTGGATCTCGATCAGTTGTCGGCGCGTTACCTGGAATTGGCCCGTGGTGTTCATCCGGATCGCTTCGCTGACGGCTCCGAATCCGAGCAGCGGCGGGCGCTCGAGCAGTCGGCGAACCTCAACGAGGCTTACCAGACGCTCAAGAGTCCGGCCAAGCGCGCGCGTTACCTGCTCGCCATCAGCGGTCATGAGTTGCCCCTGGAAGTCACGGTCCACGATCCCGAGTTTCTTCTGCAGCAGATGCAGTGGCGCGAAGAGCTCGAAGACTTGCAGGACAGCGCCGATCTGGCCGGTGTCGCGGTATTCAAGCGCCGCTTGAAAGACGCCCAGCAAGAACTGAACGAAAGCTTCGCAGCCTGCTGGAACGATGCCGCGCAACGCGAACAGGCCGAGCGCCTGATGCGGCGCATGCAGTTCCTCGACAAGCTCACCTACGAAGTGCGCCAGCTAGAAGAGCGCCTCGACGATTAA
- the fdx gene encoding ISC system 2Fe-2S type ferredoxin: MPQVIFLPHEKFCPEGMVVEAEPGTSILELAHEHHIEMESACGGVCACTTCHCIVREGFDSLEEADELEEDFLDRAWGLEAQSRLACQAIVGTEDLTIEIPRYSLNHAAEAPH, translated from the coding sequence ATGCCGCAGGTGATTTTTTTGCCCCACGAGAAGTTCTGCCCGGAGGGTATGGTCGTGGAGGCTGAGCCCGGGACGTCCATTCTTGAACTGGCTCATGAGCATCACATCGAGATGGAAAGTGCCTGTGGCGGTGTCTGTGCGTGCACGACCTGTCATTGCATCGTTCGTGAAGGCTTCGATTCGCTGGAAGAGGCGGACGAGCTGGAAGAAGATTTCCTCGATCGGGCCTGGGGCCTGGAAGCGCAATCGCGTCTGGCCTGTCAGGCGATTGTTGGCACCGAGGACCTGACCATCGAAATTCCGAGATACTCGCTTAACCACGCCGCCGAAGCGCCGCACTGA
- the rlmN gene encoding 23S rRNA (adenine(2503)-C(2))-methyltransferase RlmN has product MTTSTVKTNLLGLTQQEMEKFFDSIGEKRFRAGQVMKWIHHFGVDDFDAMTNVSKALREKLKAVAEIRGPEVVSEDISSDGTRKWVVRVASGSCVETVYIPQGKRGTLCVSSQAGCALDCSFCSTGKQGFNSNLTAAEVIGQVWIANKSFGSVPATVDRAITNVVMMGMGEPLLNFDNVVAAMHLMMDDLGYGISKRRVTLSTSGVVPMIDELAKHIDVSLALSLHAPNDALRNQLVPINKKYPLKMLLESCQRYMSSLGEKRVLTIEYTLLKDVNDKVEHAVEMIELLKNIPCKINLIPFNPFPHSGYERPSNNAIRRFQDQLHHAGFNVTVRTTRGEDIDAACGQLVGQVLDRTRRSERYIAVRELNAADDVAPNAANSH; this is encoded by the coding sequence ATGACGACATCGACTGTTAAAACCAACCTGCTGGGGCTGACCCAACAGGAAATGGAAAAATTCTTCGACTCAATCGGGGAGAAGCGTTTCCGTGCCGGTCAGGTAATGAAATGGATTCACCACTTTGGCGTCGACGACTTCGACGCCATGACGAATGTCAGCAAGGCCTTGCGCGAAAAGCTCAAGGCTGTTGCTGAAATTCGTGGTCCGGAAGTGGTCAGCGAGGACATCTCCAGCGACGGCACCCGTAAATGGGTGGTGCGCGTGGCGTCCGGCAGCTGCGTCGAGACCGTCTACATTCCCCAGGGCAAGCGCGGCACCTTGTGCGTTTCGTCCCAGGCAGGCTGTGCCCTGGATTGCAGTTTCTGCTCCACCGGCAAGCAAGGCTTCAATAGCAACCTCACCGCCGCCGAAGTGATCGGCCAGGTGTGGATTGCCAACAAATCCTTTGGCAGCGTCCCGGCGACCGTCGACCGTGCCATCACCAACGTGGTGATGATGGGCATGGGTGAGCCGCTGCTGAACTTCGACAACGTCGTGGCCGCCATGCACCTGATGATGGATGACCTGGGCTATGGCATCTCCAAGCGCCGGGTGACCTTGTCCACCTCGGGCGTGGTGCCGATGATCGATGAGCTGGCCAAGCACATCGACGTCTCCCTGGCGTTGTCGCTGCACGCACCCAATGACGCATTGCGTAATCAATTGGTGCCGATCAACAAGAAATATCCGCTTAAGATGCTGCTCGAATCATGCCAGCGCTACATGTCGTCCCTGGGCGAAAAGCGCGTGCTGACCATCGAATACACCTTGCTCAAGGATGTGAACGATAAGGTTGAGCATGCAGTCGAGATGATCGAGTTGCTCAAGAACATCCCGTGCAAGATCAACCTGATCCCGTTCAACCCGTTCCCGCACTCCGGTTACGAGCGCCCGAGCAACAACGCGATTCGTCGCTTCCAGGATCAGCTTCACCACGCTGGCTTCAACGTCACCGTGCGCACCACCCGCGGTGAAGACATCGATGCCGCGTGTGGCCAATTGGTAGGACAGGTGCTGGATCGCACCCGCCGCAGCGAACGCTACATTGCCGTGCGCGAGTTGAACGCCGCCGACGATGTAGCGCCAAACGCTGCGAACAGTCACTAA
- the iscA gene encoding iron-sulfur cluster assembly protein IscA, with protein MAIQMTEAAANHIQRSLAGRGKGEGIRLGVRTTGCSGLAYVLEFVDEVGEDDQVFESHGQKVIIDPKSLTYLDGTELDFVKEGLNEGFKFNNPNVRGECGCGESFNI; from the coding sequence ATGGCTATCCAGATGACAGAAGCGGCAGCTAACCATATCCAGCGCTCCCTTGCGGGGCGCGGCAAGGGCGAGGGTATCCGCCTGGGTGTTCGCACCACGGGCTGTTCTGGTCTCGCCTATGTACTGGAATTCGTCGACGAAGTGGGCGAAGACGATCAGGTGTTCGAAAGTCATGGTCAGAAAGTGATCATCGACCCGAAAAGCCTGACGTACCTGGACGGCACCGAGCTGGATTTCGTCAAGGAAGGGTTGAACGAAGGCTTCAAGTTCAACAACCCCAACGTGCGCGGTGAGTGTGGCTGCGGCGAAAGCTTCAACATCTGA
- the trmJ gene encoding tRNA (cytosine(32)/uridine(32)-2'-O)-methyltransferase TrmJ: protein MLQNIRVVLVNTSHPGNIGGAARAMKNMGLSRLVLVEPRSFPHHEADARASGAGDILANAQVVATLEDALVGCNLVLGTSARDRRIPWPLLDPRECGTKVIEEAAQNAEIALVFGREDSGLTNEELQRCHFHVHIPSDPEFSSLNLGAAVQVLSYEVRMAWLAAEGKPSKVEKIEVTSPRSETLATMDELERFYEHLEQTLVDIEFLDPDKPRHLMARLRRLYGRSSVSRAEMNILRGILTETQKAARGELIKRKK from the coding sequence TTGTTGCAGAACATTCGTGTCGTCCTGGTCAATACCAGCCATCCGGGTAACATCGGCGGAGCTGCGCGGGCCATGAAGAACATGGGCTTGTCGCGGCTGGTGCTGGTCGAACCTCGTTCGTTTCCCCATCACGAAGCCGACGCCCGGGCTTCCGGCGCCGGCGACATCCTGGCCAATGCCCAGGTCGTCGCCACCCTGGAAGACGCCCTGGTGGGTTGCAACCTGGTGCTCGGCACCAGCGCCCGCGACCGTCGCATCCCTTGGCCACTGCTCGATCCTCGCGAATGCGGGACCAAAGTGATCGAGGAGGCCGCGCAAAACGCAGAGATCGCCCTGGTGTTTGGTCGTGAAGATTCCGGCCTGACCAACGAAGAGCTGCAGCGATGTCACTTTCACGTGCATATCCCTTCCGACCCGGAGTTCAGTTCCCTGAACCTCGGGGCGGCGGTGCAGGTGTTGAGCTATGAAGTGCGCATGGCTTGGCTGGCGGCCGAAGGCAAGCCCAGCAAGGTCGAAAAAATCGAGGTCACGTCGCCGCGCAGTGAGACACTGGCGACCATGGACGAGCTGGAACGATTCTATGAACACCTGGAGCAGACCCTGGTGGACATCGAGTTCCTCGACCCAGACAAGCCTCGGCACTTGATGGCGCGCCTGCGTCGGTTGTACGGACGAAGCTCGGTTAGCCGGGCGGAGATGAATATATTGCGCGGCATCCTCACGGAAACCCAGAAAGCGGCCCGTGGCGAGCTGATTAAGCGGAAGAAATAA
- the iscR gene encoding Fe-S cluster assembly transcriptional regulator IscR, which translates to MRLTTKGRYAVTAMLDLALHAQHGPVSLADISERQGISLSYLEQLFAKLRRSNLVSSVRGPGGGYQLSRDMQGIQVAQVIDAVNESVDATKCQGLGDCHGGDTCLTHHLWCDLSLQIHEFLSGISLADLVTRREVQEVAQRQDQRRCNSKAPHLDKIEASAVE; encoded by the coding sequence ATGCGACTGACTACAAAAGGCCGATACGCCGTGACCGCAATGCTGGATCTGGCATTGCATGCGCAGCACGGGCCGGTGTCCCTGGCCGATATCTCCGAGCGCCAGGGCATTTCCCTGTCCTATCTTGAGCAGCTGTTCGCCAAGCTGCGCCGCAGCAACCTGGTTTCCAGTGTTCGCGGCCCCGGCGGCGGCTACCAGCTGTCACGCGACATGCAAGGCATCCAGGTCGCCCAGGTGATCGATGCAGTGAACGAATCGGTCGATGCGACCAAATGCCAGGGCCTTGGCGACTGCCATGGCGGCGATACTTGCCTGACCCACCACTTGTGGTGCGACCTCAGCCTGCAGATTCACGAATTTCTAAGCGGTATCAGCTTGGCTGACCTTGTAACTCGCCGTGAGGTGCAAGAAGTAGCCCAGCGTCAGGACCAGCGCCGTTGCAATAGCAAGGCGCCACACCTGGACAAGATTGAAGCGTCCGCCGTCGAATGA
- the suhB gene encoding inositol-phosphate phosphatase, translated as MQPMLNIALRAARSASELIFRSIERLDTIKVDEKDAKDYVSEVDRAAEQKIVDALRKAYPNHSILGEETGMHAGTGIEGEEYLWIIDPLDGTTNFLRGIPHFAVSIACKYRGRLEHAVVLDPVRQEEFTASRGRGAQLNGRRLRVSGRTSLEGALLGTGFPFRDDQMDNLDNYLGMFRALVGQTAGIRRAGAASLDLAYVAAGRFDAFWESGLSEWDMAAGALLIQEAGGLVSDFTGGHDFLEKGHIVAGNTKCFKAVLTAIQPHLPASLKR; from the coding sequence ATGCAGCCCATGCTGAATATCGCGCTGCGCGCCGCCCGCAGCGCCAGTGAACTGATCTTCCGCTCCATCGAGCGCCTGGATACCATCAAGGTCGATGAAAAAGACGCCAAGGACTACGTGTCCGAGGTGGATCGCGCCGCCGAGCAAAAAATCGTCGACGCGTTGCGCAAGGCTTACCCGAATCACTCGATCCTGGGTGAAGAGACCGGCATGCACGCCGGCACCGGGATCGAAGGTGAAGAGTACCTGTGGATCATCGATCCGCTGGACGGCACCACCAACTTCCTGCGCGGCATCCCTCATTTCGCTGTCAGCATCGCCTGCAAATACCGTGGCCGCCTGGAACACGCCGTTGTGCTGGATCCGGTTCGCCAGGAAGAATTCACCGCCAGCCGTGGCCGTGGCGCCCAGCTGAACGGCCGTCGCCTGCGCGTCAGCGGTCGTACCAGCCTGGAAGGCGCCCTGCTGGGTACCGGTTTCCCGTTCCGCGATGACCAGATGGACAACCTGGACAACTACCTGGGCATGTTCCGGGCCCTCGTCGGCCAGACCGCCGGCATCCGCCGCGCCGGCGCCGCCAGCCTGGACCTCGCTTATGTGGCTGCTGGCCGTTTCGATGCATTCTGGGAGTCAGGCCTGTCTGAATGGGACATGGCCGCAGGCGCCCTGCTGATCCAGGAAGCCGGCGGTTTGGTGAGCGACTTCACCGGCGGCCACGACTTCCTTGAAAAAGGCCATATCGTTGCCGGCAACACCAAATGCTTCAAGGCTGTGCTCACCGCTATCCAGCCGCATCTGCCGGCTTCGTTGAAGCGTTAA
- the hscA gene encoding Fe-S protein assembly chaperone HscA, with product MALLQIAEPGQSPQPHQRRLAVGIDLGTTNSLVAALRSGLSEPLADEQGQVILPSAVRYHADRVEVGELAKLAAATDPLNTIVSVKRLMGRGLSDVKQLGDQLPYRFVGGESHMPFIETVQGPKSPVEVSADILKVLRQRAEAALGGELVGAVITVPAYFDDAQRQATKDAAKLAGLNVLRLLNEPTAAAVAYGLDQHAEGLVAIYDLGGGTFDISILRLTGGVFEVLATGGDSALGGDDFDHAIAGWIIEQAGLSADLDPGAQRHLLQTACAAKEALTDTATVEVVYGDWKASLTRAAFDALIEPMVARSLKACRRAVRDSGIEFEDVKAVVMVGGSTRVPRVREAVAEAFGRQPLTEIDPDQVVAIGAAIQADTLAGNKREGGELLLLDVIPLSLGLETMGGLMEKVIPRNTTIPVARAQDFTTYKDGQSAMMVHVLQGERELISDCRSLARFELRGIPAMVAGAAKIRVTFQVDADGLLNVSARELASGVEASIQVKPSYGLTDGEIAKMLKDSFQHASDDKVARVLREQQVDAQRLIEAVQGALEADGERLLDAEERMVIELQMQELSELIKGTDGYAIEQQTKRLSHVTDAFAARRLDSTVKAALAGRNLNEIEE from the coding sequence ATGGCCCTACTGCAGATCGCCGAACCCGGCCAAAGTCCACAACCGCACCAGCGTCGCCTGGCTGTCGGGATCGACTTGGGTACTACCAATTCCCTGGTCGCTGCCTTGCGCAGCGGTCTTTCCGAGCCGCTGGCCGACGAGCAGGGGCAGGTGATCCTGCCGTCCGCCGTGCGTTATCACGCCGACCGCGTCGAAGTGGGCGAGTTGGCCAAGCTGGCCGCCGCCACCGACCCTCTGAACACCATTGTCTCGGTCAAGCGCTTGATGGGTCGTGGTCTGTCCGACGTCAAGCAATTGGGCGATCAACTGCCGTACCGCTTCGTCGGCGGCGAATCCCACATGCCGTTCATCGAAACCGTGCAGGGCCCGAAAAGCCCGGTCGAGGTTTCCGCCGACATCCTCAAGGTGTTGCGTCAACGCGCCGAAGCCGCGTTGGGCGGTGAACTGGTAGGGGCGGTCATCACCGTCCCGGCCTATTTCGACGACGCCCAGCGTCAAGCCACCAAGGACGCGGCCAAGCTGGCCGGCCTGAACGTGCTGCGCCTGCTTAACGAGCCGACCGCTGCAGCCGTGGCATACGGCCTCGACCAGCACGCCGAAGGCCTTGTCGCCATCTACGATCTGGGCGGCGGCACCTTCGATATCTCTATCCTGCGCCTGACTGGCGGTGTCTTTGAAGTTTTGGCCACCGGTGGCGACAGCGCCCTGGGCGGCGATGACTTCGACCATGCCATTGCCGGCTGGATCATCGAACAAGCGGGCCTGTCCGCCGATCTCGATCCGGGTGCCCAGCGTCACTTGCTGCAAACCGCCTGCGCCGCCAAGGAAGCCCTGACCGATACCGCGACTGTCGAAGTGGTTTACGGCGATTGGAAAGCATCCCTGACCCGCGCCGCCTTCGATGCGCTGATCGAGCCGATGGTCGCCCGCAGCCTCAAGGCCTGCCGCCGTGCCGTGCGTGATTCCGGCATTGAGTTCGAAGACGTCAAGGCCGTGGTCATGGTCGGCGGTTCGACCCGTGTACCTCGGGTTCGCGAAGCCGTTGCCGAGGCCTTTGGCCGCCAGCCGCTGACCGAAATCGACCCGGACCAGGTGGTTGCCATCGGCGCCGCGATCCAGGCCGATACCCTGGCCGGCAACAAGCGCGAGGGCGGCGAATTGCTGCTGCTCGACGTGATTCCGTTGTCTTTGGGTCTGGAAACCATGGGCGGCCTGATGGAGAAGGTGATCCCGCGCAACACCACCATCCCCGTGGCCCGCGCCCAGGACTTCACGACTTATAAAGACGGCCAGTCGGCCATGATGGTCCACGTGCTGCAAGGCGAGCGTGAGCTGATCAGCGACTGCCGTTCCCTGGCGCGCTTCGAATTGCGCGGCATCCCGGCCATGGTCGCCGGCGCGGCGAAGATCCGCGTGACCTTCCAGGTCGATGCCGACGGTTTGCTCAATGTCTCCGCCCGCGAACTGGCTTCGGGCGTGGAAGCGAGCATTCAGGTCAAGCCGTCCTACGGCCTGACCGACGGCGAAATCGCCAAGATGCTCAAGGATTCGTTCCAGCACGCCAGCGACGACAAAGTGGCCCGCGTGCTGCGTGAGCAGCAGGTCGACGCCCAGCGTTTGATCGAAGCCGTGCAAGGGGCCCTTGAGGCCGACGGCGAGCGCTTACTGGATGCCGAAGAGCGCATGGTCATCGAGCTGCAAATGCAAGAACTGTCCGAATTGATCAAAGGCACCGATGGTTATGCCATCGAGCAGCAGACCAAGCGTCTGTCGCACGTCACCGATGCCTTTGCTGCCCGCCGCCTGGACTCGACGGTCAAGGCCGCCCTGGCGGGGCGCAACCTGAATGAAATCGAGGAATAA
- the ndk gene encoding nucleoside-diphosphate kinase, producing the protein MAVQRTFSIIKPDAVAKNVIGKIVTRFEDAGLRVVASKMKQLSKAEAEGFYAEHSERGFFGELVAFMTSGPVVVQVLEGENAIARNRELMGATNPKEAAAGTIRADFAESIDANAVHGSDSEAAAAREIAYFFAATEVTAR; encoded by the coding sequence ATGGCTGTTCAACGTACTTTCTCCATCATCAAGCCTGACGCCGTTGCTAAAAACGTGATCGGCAAGATCGTTACCCGTTTCGAAGACGCTGGCCTGCGCGTTGTAGCTTCGAAAATGAAGCAACTGTCCAAAGCCGAAGCCGAAGGCTTCTACGCTGAGCACAGCGAGCGCGGTTTCTTCGGTGAACTGGTTGCCTTCATGACTTCCGGTCCGGTTGTCGTTCAGGTGCTGGAAGGCGAAAACGCCATCGCTCGCAACCGTGAGCTGATGGGCGCTACCAACCCTAAAGAAGCCGCTGCCGGCACCATCCGTGCTGACTTCGCCGAGTCGATCGATGCCAACGCCGTTCACGGTTCGGACTCCGAAGCCGCCGCTGCCCGCGAAATCGCTTACTTTTTCGCCGCTACTGAAGTAACCGCTCGCTAA
- a CDS encoding IscS subfamily cysteine desulfurase — translation MKLPIYLDYSATTPVDPRVAQKMSECLLVDGNFGNPASRSHVFGWKAEESVENARRQVADLVNADPREIVWTSGATESDNLAIKGVAHFYHTKGKHLITSKIEHKAVLDTMRQLEREGFEVTYIEPGEDGIITPAMVEAALRDDTILVSIMHVNNEIGTVNDIEAIGELTRSKGVLFHVDAAQSTGKVDIDLSKLKVDLMSFSAHKTYGPKGIGALYVSRKPRVRIEATMHGGGHERGMRSGTLATHQIVGMGEAFRVAKEDMAAENVRIKALSDRFFKQVEHLEELYVNGSMIARVPHNLNLSFNYVEGESLIMALKDLAVSSGSACTSASLEPSYVLRALGRNDELAHSSIRFTFGRFTTEEEIDYAAQKVCEAVTKLRALSPLWDMYKDGVDISKIEWAAH, via the coding sequence ATGAAATTGCCGATTTACCTTGATTACTCTGCGACTACCCCGGTTGATCCGCGTGTCGCGCAAAAAATGAGTGAATGCCTGCTGGTCGACGGAAACTTCGGTAACCCGGCGTCCCGCTCCCACGTGTTTGGCTGGAAGGCCGAAGAGTCGGTCGAAAACGCCCGTCGCCAGGTCGCTGACCTGGTCAATGCCGACCCGCGTGAAATCGTCTGGACCTCCGGTGCCACTGAGTCCGACAACCTGGCAATCAAGGGTGTCGCGCACTTCTACCACACCAAGGGCAAGCACCTGATCACCTCCAAGATCGAGCACAAGGCTGTCCTGGACACCATGCGCCAACTGGAGCGTGAAGGTTTCGAAGTCACCTACATCGAACCGGGTGAAGACGGCATCATCACCCCAGCCATGGTGGAAGCCGCACTGCGCGACGACACCATCCTGGTTTCGATCATGCACGTGAACAACGAAATCGGCACCGTCAACGACATCGAAGCCATCGGCGAGCTGACTCGCTCCAAAGGCGTCCTGTTCCACGTCGACGCGGCCCAGTCCACCGGCAAGGTCGACATCGACCTGTCCAAGCTCAAAGTCGACCTGATGTCGTTCTCGGCCCACAAGACCTACGGTCCTAAAGGCATCGGCGCGCTGTACGTGAGCCGCAAGCCGCGTGTGCGCATCGAAGCGACCATGCACGGCGGCGGTCACGAGCGTGGCATGCGTTCCGGCACCCTGGCGACCCACCAGATCGTCGGCATGGGCGAAGCCTTCCGTGTAGCCAAAGAAGACATGGCTGCCGAGAACGTGCGCATCAAGGCCTTGAGCGACCGCTTCTTCAAGCAGGTCGAGCACCTCGAAGAACTCTACGTCAACGGCAGCATGATCGCCCGCGTACCGCACAACCTGAACCTGAGCTTCAACTATGTTGAAGGCGAGTCGCTGATCATGGCGCTCAAGGATCTGGCCGTGTCGTCCGGTTCGGCGTGCACCTCGGCGTCGCTGGAGCCTTCGTACGTACTGCGCGCCCTGGGCCGCAACGACGAACTGGCCCACAGCTCCATTCGCTTCACCTTCGGTCGCTTCACCACCGAAGAAGAAATCGATTACGCCGCGCAGAAAGTCTGCGAGGCCGTTACCAAGCTGCGCGCTCTGTCGCCGCTGTGGGACATGTACAAAGACGGCGTCGACATTTCGAAAATCGAGTGGGCGGCGCACTGA
- a CDS encoding glycine zipper 2TM domain-containing protein, whose translation MNKSMLVGAVLGAVGVTAGGAVATYSLVKSGPESAQVLAVEPVKTQIKTPREVCKDVTVTRQKPVQDQHQIAGTVLGAVAGGLLGNQIGGGTGKKIATVAGAAGGGYAGNKIQEGMQERDTYTTTQTRCNTVNDISDKVVGYDVRYMLDGKEGKVRMDRDPGNQIPVNKEGQLILGQNEPAQ comes from the coding sequence GTGAACAAATCGATGCTGGTTGGTGCGGTATTGGGTGCTGTCGGTGTAACAGCCGGTGGTGCGGTCGCCACCTACAGCTTGGTAAAAAGTGGCCCTGAGTCTGCGCAAGTGTTGGCCGTGGAACCGGTCAAGACCCAAATCAAAACCCCGCGTGAAGTGTGCAAGGACGTCACCGTGACCCGGCAGAAGCCGGTTCAGGACCAGCACCAGATCGCCGGTACTGTCCTGGGCGCCGTGGCCGGTGGCCTGTTGGGCAACCAGATCGGCGGCGGCACCGGCAAGAAAATCGCCACCGTGGCCGGTGCGGCCGGCGGCGGTTATGCCGGTAACAAGATTCAGGAAGGCATGCAGGAACGCGACACCTACACCACCACCCAAACGCGCTGCAACACGGTCAATGACATCAGCGACAAGGTTGTAGGCTACGACGTTCGCTACATGCTCGACGGCAAGGAAGGCAAAGTCCGCATGGACCGTGACCCGGGCAACCAAATCCCGGTGAACAAAGAAGGCCAGCTGATCCTGGGTCAGAACGAACCCGCCCAGTGA